A window of Nocardiopsis sp. Huas11 genomic DNA:
GGCCGGCTGGATCTGGAGCATGTCGCTCAGGAACTGAACGAGCGTCCACGCAAGACGCTCGGCTGGGAAACCCCAGCCGAGCGTCTGGCTACACTCGTTTGATCAACGAGGTGTTGCGAGGACCCCTTGAATCCGCCTTGGCCGCACGGGGGCTCCCGTCGTTTCGCCGCGACCTCGGAGTCCCCCCGAACTCCTGCGGTCGGCCCGGCGCGGGCCGGCGCGTCAACCCCCGTTGGCGCTCGGCCCCGCAACCGCACCGTCATCCCGGAGCCCTACGGCCGTGGAGGCCGCCCCCGGGGCCCGCGGGGCGTGCGGCTGCGCGGGTTCACCTACCCGAGTTCCGCGCGGTAAACACCCGAGCGGCGCGGCATTTCGGGTCGGGCCGGCCCCGCGGAGTCCGGTCACGGCTGCTCCGACACGCCGCGCGACCGGGTGCTTCGGCCCTCCGGCGCGGGCGCTGGAATCCCTCGTGCGCCTCGTGCAATCTGTGCGTAGTGGAGTGATCGCGTACGGCGACAATGGGGGACCCTGGTTCATGACCGCGCCGATGGACGTGCCGGAGTCGTCCCAGCACGCCGACCCGGAGGCGGTGGTCGCCGGGGCCAAGGGCGCCGCGAGCCGCTCCCTCCGCCAGATCGCCTGGCAGCGCTTCCGCCGGGACGGGGCCGGCATGGCGGGCGGCATCGTCGTCATCGCGCTCATCCTCGTCGCGCTCCTGGCGCCCCTGCTCACCGCCTGGTTGGGCCAGCCGCCCAACGAGTTCCACCAGGACCTGGTAGACCCCCTCACGGGAGGCGTCTACCGGGACCCCGACGACCCTGCCCAGGGCATCGACCCCTGGGGCGGTATGAGCGCCGAGCACCTGCTGGGCGTGGAACCCGTCAACGGACGCGACCTGTTCAGCCGCATCGTCTACGGCGCCCGCACCTCACTGCTCGTCGCCACCGTCGCCACGGTGGTCTGCGTGGTCATCGGCACCGTCCTGGGCATCGTGGCCGGGTACTTCGGCGGGTGGATCGACACCGTCATCAGCCGGACCATGGACATCTTCCTGGCCTTCCCGCTGCTGCTGTTCGCCATCGCGCTCGTGGGCGTCATCCCGGACGGCGCGTTCGGGCTGACCGGCAACGGGCTGCGCATCGGCGTCCTGGTGTTCATCATCGGGTTCTTCAACTGGCCCTACATCGGCCGCATCGTGCGCGGCCAGACCCTCACGTTGAAGGAGCGCGAGTTCGTCGAGGCCTCGCGCAGCCTGGGCGCGGGCAGCGCCCACATCGTCTTCCGCGAGATCCTGCCCAACCTCGTCACGCCGATCCTGGTCTACTCCACCCTGCTCATCCCCACGAACATCCTGTTCGAGGCCGCGCTGAGCTTCCTTGGCGTGGGCATCAACCCGCCCACGCCCACCTGGGGCGGGATGTTGGAGGGCGCCCTGCGCTTCTACACCACCTCACCGCACTTCGTGATCGTGCCGGGCCTGGCCATCTTCATCACCGTTCTGGCCTTCAACCTCTTCGGTGACGGGCTGCGCGACGCGTTCGACCCCCGCTCCTCCGACTGACCCCGGCCCCGAACGGCCGCGCGCCGTCTCGGGCGGCCCCTTCCGGCTCCGGGGGCGTGCGCCGCACGGCTCCGACACCGAACCGATCAGGAGGCATGGTGAGTACCCATCACTTCACACGCGCGGGGCGGCCCCCGCGCACGCGGGCACGCGCGCTCTCGGCCACCGCGGCCGGAGCGGCGGTCGTGCTGTTGCTGGCCGCCTGCGGAGGGGACGGCGGCGGCGGTGGGGGAGAGGCCTCCGACGCCGACTTCAACGACGGTGAGTCCAGCATCGTCAACGCCTCGGACCAGACGGGCGGGACGCTGCGCTACGCCATCTCCGCTGACTTCGACTCACCGGACCCGGGCAACACCTACTACGCGTTCAGCTGGAACTTCTCCCGGTACTACGCCCGTACGCTGCTCACCTACGTCGAGGAGCCGGGCGAGGGCGGGACCGAGCTGCAGCCGGACCTGGCCGAGGAGATGCCCGAGCCCAACGAGGACGCCACGGAGTGGACGGTGCGGCTCAAGCAGGGGCTCACCTTCGAGGACGGCTCCCCGATCACGGCCGAGGACATCAAGTACGCGATCGCGCGCAGCAACTTCGGTGACCAGGCTCTGCCCAACGGTCCGAAGTACTTCCAGGACCTGCTGGCCGACAGCGAGGACTACGAGGGCCCCTACGCCGACGCCGCCGATCCGCTGGAGGGTTTCGACGGGATCGAGACACCCGACGAGCACACGCTGGTCTTCCACCTGGAGAAGAGCTTCGCGGAGTTCCCGTACGTGCTCATCCAGCCGCAGACGGCGCCGGTGCCGGCCGGAGCCGACCGAGGGGAGCAGTACCAGAGCCAGGTGGTCTCCTCGGGGCCCTACAAGTTCGAGGGCGAGTACCGGCCGGGGGTGTCGCTGAACCTGGTGCGCAACGAGGAGTGGGACCCGGAGACCGACCCCACCCGCCGGGCGCTGCCGGATCGTATCGAGGTGCAGATCGGGGTCGAGCAGAACGAGATCGACCAGCGCCTGGTCAACGGGGAACTCGACGTCGACCTGGCCGGCGCGGGTGTGGGTCCGGCGATGAAGGGCACGCTGATCTCCGACGAGGAGAGCAAGCGCAGTGTCGACAACCCGCAGACCAACACCCTGCGCTACGTCAACGTGAGCACGGTCGTGGAGCCGCTCGACGACCTGGCGTGCCGCGAGGCGGTCATGTACGCGGCCGACCGCGACTCGTTGCAGCGGGCCTGGGGCGGTGACACCGGTGGTGACGTCGCCACGCAGATCATGCCGGGGGCGCTGCCCGGCGCGGATCCGGACATGGACCCGTATCCGTCGGAGGACGGCAAGGGCGATCTGGACATGGCCCGGCAGAAGCTGGAGGAGTGCGGGGAGCCGGACGGGTTCTCCACCTCGATCGGTGCGCGCGCCGACCGGCCCTCGGACGTGAGCACGGCCGAGGCCCTGCAGGCGGCGCTGGCGCGGGTGGGGATCGAGACGGAGATCAAGCAGTACCCGTCGGACACCTACACCAACACCCAGGCGGGGTCTCCGGACTTCGTGCAGGACAACGACCTGGGGCTGACCGTGTACGGGTGGGCGCCGGACTGGGCGAGCGGGTACGGGTTCATGAGCAAGATCCTGGACGGTGACGCC
This region includes:
- a CDS encoding ABC transporter permease, which codes for MTAPMDVPESSQHADPEAVVAGAKGAASRSLRQIAWQRFRRDGAGMAGGIVVIALILVALLAPLLTAWLGQPPNEFHQDLVDPLTGGVYRDPDDPAQGIDPWGGMSAEHLLGVEPVNGRDLFSRIVYGARTSLLVATVATVVCVVIGTVLGIVAGYFGGWIDTVISRTMDIFLAFPLLLFAIALVGVIPDGAFGLTGNGLRIGVLVFIIGFFNWPYIGRIVRGQTLTLKEREFVEASRSLGAGSAHIVFREILPNLVTPILVYSTLLIPTNILFEAALSFLGVGINPPTPTWGGMLEGALRFYTTSPHFVIVPGLAIFITVLAFNLFGDGLRDAFDPRSSD
- a CDS encoding ABC transporter substrate-binding protein, which gives rise to MVSTHHFTRAGRPPRTRARALSATAAGAAVVLLLAACGGDGGGGGGEASDADFNDGESSIVNASDQTGGTLRYAISADFDSPDPGNTYYAFSWNFSRYYARTLLTYVEEPGEGGTELQPDLAEEMPEPNEDATEWTVRLKQGLTFEDGSPITAEDIKYAIARSNFGDQALPNGPKYFQDLLADSEDYEGPYADAADPLEGFDGIETPDEHTLVFHLEKSFAEFPYVLIQPQTAPVPAGADRGEQYQSQVVSSGPYKFEGEYRPGVSLNLVRNEEWDPETDPTRRALPDRIEVQIGVEQNEIDQRLVNGELDVDLAGAGVGPAMKGTLISDEESKRSVDNPQTNTLRYVNVSTVVEPLDDLACREAVMYAADRDSLQRAWGGDTGGDVATQIMPGALPGADPDMDPYPSEDGKGDLDMARQKLEECGEPDGFSTSIGARADRPSDVSTAEALQAALARVGIETEIKQYPSDTYTNTQAGSPDFVQDNDLGLTVYGWAPDWASGYGFMSKILDGDAIQSAGNANISELDDQQINDWFDEVVTVEDPDERADIYRQIDERAMEQAAILPAVFERTVLYRPSTLTNVYYHAGYSMYDYMSLGTTRE